Proteins encoded in a region of the Quercus lobata isolate SW786 chromosome 8, ValleyOak3.0 Primary Assembly, whole genome shotgun sequence genome:
- the LOC115958406 gene encoding transmembrane emp24 domain-containing protein p24beta2-like, translated as MKIGLQKFAVLVLLALLSSLQTVFGIRFVIDREECFSHNIEYEGDTLHISFVVIKVDGAWHYTHDGVDLVVKGPSGEQLHDFRDKTSEKIEFVAQNKGIHRFCFTNKSPYHETVDFDVHVSHFSYYDQHAKDEHFNPLLDQISKLEEALYNIQFEQHWLEAQTERQAIVNDAMGRRAVHKAFFESAALVGASILQVYLLRRLFERKLGMSRV; from the exons ATGAAGATTGGGTTACAGAAATTTGCTGTGTTAGTATTGCTGGCACTCTTGTCAAGCCTGCAAACTGTGTTTGGCATTAGGTTTGTGATTGATAGGGAAGAGTGCTTCTCTCACAATATTGAATATGAAGGGGATACGCTGCATATTTCTTTCGTTGTAATTAAGGTTGACGGAGCTTGGCATTATACTCACGATGGTGTAGATCTTGTG GTGAAAGGACCTTCTGGTGAACAGTTACATGATTTTCGTGACAAGACAAGTGAGAAGATTGAGTTTGTGGCTCAAAATAAAGGAATCCACCGTTTTTGCTTCACTAATAAATCTCCCTATCATGAGACAGTAGACTTTGATGTACATGTTAGCCATTTTTCATACTACGACCAGCATGCAAAAGATG AGCATTTTAATCCTTTGTTAGATCAAATATCAAAGTTGGAGGAAGCTCTTTACAACATTCAGTTTGAACAGCATTGGCTGGAGGCTCAGACTGAACGCCAGGCAATAG TAAATGATGCAATGGGTCGGAGGGCTGTTCACAAAGCCTTTTTTGAATCAGCAGCACTTGTTGGTGCCAGCATTCTCCAAGTTTACCTTCTGCGCCGCCTCTTTGAACGGAAGCTTGGGATGTCCAGAGTTTAA
- the LOC115958259 gene encoding protein NOI4 isoform X3 gives MSQDKGQPLPKFGEWDVNDPASAEGFTVIFNKARDEKKTGGKPESPGKGDSQIKPGVDTAKPQAKKWFCCFQEPPTQS, from the exons ATGTCG CAGGACAAGGGTCAACCACTACCAAAATTTGGTGAATGGGATGTCAATGATCCTGCTTCAGCTGAAGGATTTACTGTGATTTTTAATAAGGCTAGGGATGAAAAGAAAACGGGTGGCAAACCAGAGTCACCAGGAAAGGGTGATTCTCAAATCAAGCCTGGAGTTGATACTGCCAAGCCTCAGGCT AAAAAATGGTTTTGCTGCTTTCAAGAACCACCTACACAATCCTGA
- the LOC115958259 gene encoding protein NOI4 isoform X2 produces MSDKGQPLPKFGEWDVNDPASAEGFTVIFNKARDEKKTGGKPESPGKGDSQIKPGVDTAKPQASTVVLKESWSCITPQGYSKDFS; encoded by the exons ATGTCG GACAAGGGTCAACCACTACCAAAATTTGGTGAATGGGATGTCAATGATCCTGCTTCAGCTGAAGGATTTACTGTGATTTTTAATAAGGCTAGGGATGAAAAGAAAACGGGTGGCAAACCAGAGTCACCAGGAAAGGGTGATTCTCAAATCAAGCCTGGAGTTGATACTGCCAAGCCTCAGGCT aGTACAGTTGTGCTAAAAGAATCTTGGTCATGTATCACACCTCAGGGTTACTCAAAGGATTTTTCTTAG
- the LOC115958259 gene encoding protein NOI4 isoform X1, with the protein MSQDKGQPLPKFGEWDVNDPASAEGFTVIFNKARDEKKTGGKPESPGKGDSQIKPGVDTAKPQASTVVLKESWSCITPQGYSKDFS; encoded by the exons ATGTCG CAGGACAAGGGTCAACCACTACCAAAATTTGGTGAATGGGATGTCAATGATCCTGCTTCAGCTGAAGGATTTACTGTGATTTTTAATAAGGCTAGGGATGAAAAGAAAACGGGTGGCAAACCAGAGTCACCAGGAAAGGGTGATTCTCAAATCAAGCCTGGAGTTGATACTGCCAAGCCTCAGGCT aGTACAGTTGTGCTAAAAGAATCTTGGTCATGTATCACACCTCAGGGTTACTCAAAGGATTTTTCTTAG
- the LOC115955784 gene encoding pentatricopeptide repeat-containing protein At5g55840 isoform X2, producing MLRKSRERNTCNSRSLNEALQNIHTAGAEMEKSIYTLLTIDRWESLNHMEYRLASLRPVHGRLALKFLNWVIKQPGLELNHLTHILCITTHVLVRARMYDSAKSILRHLSQMGIGTNSVFGAVMDTYPLCNSNPAVFDLLIRVYIRERMVRDAVETFYLMGFRGFRPSVFTCNMILASMVKDRRAGMVWSFFKEMLGRKVCPNVATFNILINALCVDGKLKKASYLLRKMEDSGYIPTIVTYNTLLNWYCKKGRYKAAFELIDYMGSKGIEADVCTYNMFIDDLCRNSRSAKGYLLLKKMRKKMVFPNEVTYNTLINGFVKEGKIGVATRLLDEMTLLNLSLNCITYNSLVDGHCKKGSFEEAFRLLDMMEAEGLQPNDVSYGTLLNGLCKHANFELARSVLERMRMKGMEVNCISYTAMIDGLCKNGLLNEAVQLLNKMSTECVNPDVFTFSVLINGFCRVGKIKNAKEILCKIYKAGLLPNNIIYSTLVYNFCKMGNITEALRVYAAMNINGCDVDHFTCNMLVTSLCGVGKVVEAEDFMHHMSRVGLGPNSVTFDCIIDGYGNLGDGLKAFSIFDEMNRLGHHPSPFTYGSLLKGLCKGGNLGEAKKFLNKLYHIPSAVDTVLYNTILAETCKLGNLQAAVVLLDEMVQNGVLPDSYTYTIILSGLCRKGKLVAAILLLGKLMEKETLSPNMVSYTCLVDGLFKVGQSKAALYLYEEMENKGLNPDTIALNAILDGYSRMGKLVQANSLYSTMRSKSLCPTLATYNILLHGYSKKHILVACSRLFSIMMRTGFLPDKLTWHSLIFGLCESGMLDVGIKMLKKMTMEGVIADQFTFNMLIAKCCETGEMSKAFDLVNIMNYFGVCSDVNTQNAILNGLVRTSSFRESHILLHDMLEKGFIPKCTQYITLINGMCRVGDIQGAFKLKDEMEALGISSRDVAESAMVRGLARGGKIEEAMLVFNCMLQMRLIPTTATFTSLMHILCKDANLKQALKLKGIMEHCGLKLDVAAYNVLISGLCANGDGVVAFELYEEMKQIGLWPNTTTYAVLIEAISAENNIVKGEMLLRDLQERGWISWDWDGSTQQLNEGLIIAMKKISSLRKNRRKPKISRKTI from the exons ATGTTGAGGAAAAGCCG AGAAAGGAATACATGCAATTCTCGTAGCCTAAATGAAGCTCTGCAGAACATACATACCGCTG GTGCAGAAATGGAGAAGAGCATATACACACTTCTCACTATAGACCGTTGGGAGTCACTGAACCACATGGAATATAGGTTGGCTTCACTTAGACCAGTTCATGGGAGGCTGGCCTTGAAATTCCTCAACTGGGTTATCAAGCAACCTGGTTTGGAACTCAATCATCTTACCCATATACTTTGCATTACAACCCATGTACTTGTTAGAGCTAGAATGTATGACTCTGCCAAATCAATTTTGAGGCACTTATCACAAATGGGTATTGGGACTAATTCAGTTTTTGGTGCTGTTATGGACACTTACCCTCTTTGTAATTCAAATCCTGCAGTTTTTGACCTTCTAATTAGGGTTTATATTAGAGAAAGGATGGTTAGAGATGCTGTAGAAACTTTCTATTTGATGGGGTTTCGGGGATTTAGGCCGTCGGTTTTCACGTGTAATATGATTCTAGCTTCAATGGTGAAAGATAGGAGAGCCGGGATGGTTTGGTCTTTTTTCAAGGAAATGCTTGGAAGGAAGGTTTGTCCTAATGTTGCTACTTTTAATATATTGATAAATGCCTTATGTGTGGACGGGAAGCTAAAGAAAGCCAGTTATCTGTTAAGAAAGATGGAAGATAGTGGTTACATTCCAACTATAGTTACTTATAATACTTTGCTCAATTGGTATTGCAAGAAGGGACGATACAAAGCGGCATTTGAGCTCATTGACTATATGGGATCTAAGGGTATTGAAGCAGATGTTTGTACATATAATAtgtttattgatgatttgtgTAGAAACAGCAGGAGTGCGAAAGGTTATTTACTGCTaaaaaagatgaggaaaaagATGGTATTTCCTAATGAAGTGACTTATAATACTCTGATTAATGGGTTTGTTAAGGAGGGAAAGATTGGAGTTGCTACTCGGCTTTTGGATGAGATGACACTACTTAATCTTTCACTGAACTGTATTACTTACAATTCTTTGGTTGATGGGCACTGTAAAAAGGGTAGTTTTGAGGAAGCATTTAGACTTTTGGATATGATGGAAGCAGAGGGATTGCAGCCTAATGATGTCAGTTATGGGACTCTTTTAAATGGGCTGTGCAAGCATGCCAATTTTGAATTAGCAAGAAGTGTTCTAGAGAGAATGAGGATGAAGGGGATGGAGGTTAATTGTATTTCTTACACTGCAATGATTGATGGATTATGCAAAAATGGGTTGCTTAATGAAGCTGTGCAGTTGCTCAATAAGATGTCCACGGAATGTGTCAATCCTgatgtttttacattttcagTGCTCATAAATGGATTTTGCAGAGTGGGGAAGATAAAAAATGCAAAGGAGATattatgtaaaatttataaagcTGGACTTCTACCAAACAATATCATATACTCAACATTAGTCTATAATTTTTGCAAGATGGGAAATATTACAGAGGCATTGAGAGTCTATGCAGCTATGAATATCAATGGCTGTGATGTGGACCATTTCACATGTAACATGTTGGTTACTTCTTTATGTGGGGTCGGAAAAGTTGTAGAGGCAGAAGATTTTATGCATCACATGAGTAGGGTAGGCCTTGGTCCTAACTCTGTCACTTTTGATTGTATCATAGATGGCTATGGAAATTTGGGTGATGGGTTAAAagcattttctatttttgatgaaatgaaTAGATTAGGTCATCACCCAAGTCCTTTTACATATGGGAGTTTACTGAAAGGACTATGCAAGGGGGGAAATCTGGGGGAGGCAaagaaatttttgaataaactcTACCACATTCCTTCTGCTGTAGATACTGTTCTCTACAATACAATACTTGCTGAGACATGTAAATTGGGGAATTTGCAGGCGGCAGTGGTCCTCCTTGATGAGATGGTCCAGAATGGCGTGCTGCCTGATAGTTATACTTACACTATTATTCTTTCTGGGTTATGCAGGAAAGGAAAATTGGTTGCTGCTATCTTGTTGTTGGGGAAATTGATGGAAAAAGAAACTTTATCACCAAATATGGTATCATATACCTGTTTGGTTGATGGCCTTTTTAAGGTCGGGCAATCAAAGGCAGCATTGTATCTTTATGAAGAGATGGAGAACAAAGGCCTGAACCCTGACACTATTGCACTTAATGCAATTTTAGATGGATACTCAAGGATGGGGAAACTGGTGCAAGCAAATAGTCTTTATTCTACTATGAGGAGCAAAAGTTTGTGTCCTACCTTGGCTACATATAATATTCTCTTGCATGGGTATTCAAAGAAACATATTTTGGTAGCATGCTCTAGGTTGTTCAGTATTATGATGAGGACAGGTTTTCTGCCTGACAAATTAACTTGGCATTCTCTTATTTTTGGACTTTGTGAGTCTGGCATGTTGGATGTTGGTATCAAAATGCTGAAAAAAATGACAATGGAAGGTGTTATAGCTGATCAGTTTACATTTAACATGCTTATTGCCAAGTGTTGTGAAACTGGGGAGATGTCAAAGGCCTTTGATCTGGTTAatattatgaattattttgGCGTATGTTCAGATGTAAATACCCAAAATGCCATCTTAAATGGACTGGTTAGAACTTCATCTTTCCGGGAATCTCATATTCTTTTGCATGACATGTTAGAAAAGGGTTTCATTCCAAAGTGTACACAATATATCACTCTAATCAATGGTATGTGTAGAGTGGGAGATATTCAAGGAGCATTCAAGCTGAAAGATGAGATGGAAGCACTGGGTATCAGTTCCCGTGATGTTGCTGAGAGTGCTATGGTTAGAGGGCTTGCACGAGGTGGGAAAATTGAAGAAGCCATGCTGGTTTTTAATTGCATGCTTCAGATGCGACTCATTCCAACTACTGCAACTTTTACATCTTTGATGCACATTTTGTGCAAGGATGCAAACCTTAAGCAGGCTCTAAAGTTGAAGGGCATTATGGAGCATTGTGGTCTGAAGCTTGATGTTGCTGCTTATAATGTTCTCATTTCAGGTCTTTGTGCTAATGGTGATGGTGTGGTTGCATTTGAACTTTATGAAGAGATGAAACAAATAGGTCTCTGGCCCAACACCACCACCTATGCTGTTCTCATTGAAGCCATTTCAGCAGAAAATAATATTGTCAAGGGTGAAATGCTCTTGAGGGACTTGCAGGAAAGGGGATGGATATCTTGGGATTGGGATGGAAGCACCCAACAATTAAATGAGGGATTGATAATtgccatgaaaaaaataagttcattaAGGAAAAATAGAAGGAAGCCAAAAATAAGTAggaaaacaatttaa
- the LOC115955784 gene encoding pentatricopeptide repeat-containing protein At5g55840 isoform X1, translating into MCFSSISAKISLISHRVSKFRAFSHMGFSSFARERNTCNSRSLNEALQNIHTAGAEMEKSIYTLLTIDRWESLNHMEYRLASLRPVHGRLALKFLNWVIKQPGLELNHLTHILCITTHVLVRARMYDSAKSILRHLSQMGIGTNSVFGAVMDTYPLCNSNPAVFDLLIRVYIRERMVRDAVETFYLMGFRGFRPSVFTCNMILASMVKDRRAGMVWSFFKEMLGRKVCPNVATFNILINALCVDGKLKKASYLLRKMEDSGYIPTIVTYNTLLNWYCKKGRYKAAFELIDYMGSKGIEADVCTYNMFIDDLCRNSRSAKGYLLLKKMRKKMVFPNEVTYNTLINGFVKEGKIGVATRLLDEMTLLNLSLNCITYNSLVDGHCKKGSFEEAFRLLDMMEAEGLQPNDVSYGTLLNGLCKHANFELARSVLERMRMKGMEVNCISYTAMIDGLCKNGLLNEAVQLLNKMSTECVNPDVFTFSVLINGFCRVGKIKNAKEILCKIYKAGLLPNNIIYSTLVYNFCKMGNITEALRVYAAMNINGCDVDHFTCNMLVTSLCGVGKVVEAEDFMHHMSRVGLGPNSVTFDCIIDGYGNLGDGLKAFSIFDEMNRLGHHPSPFTYGSLLKGLCKGGNLGEAKKFLNKLYHIPSAVDTVLYNTILAETCKLGNLQAAVVLLDEMVQNGVLPDSYTYTIILSGLCRKGKLVAAILLLGKLMEKETLSPNMVSYTCLVDGLFKVGQSKAALYLYEEMENKGLNPDTIALNAILDGYSRMGKLVQANSLYSTMRSKSLCPTLATYNILLHGYSKKHILVACSRLFSIMMRTGFLPDKLTWHSLIFGLCESGMLDVGIKMLKKMTMEGVIADQFTFNMLIAKCCETGEMSKAFDLVNIMNYFGVCSDVNTQNAILNGLVRTSSFRESHILLHDMLEKGFIPKCTQYITLINGMCRVGDIQGAFKLKDEMEALGISSRDVAESAMVRGLARGGKIEEAMLVFNCMLQMRLIPTTATFTSLMHILCKDANLKQALKLKGIMEHCGLKLDVAAYNVLISGLCANGDGVVAFELYEEMKQIGLWPNTTTYAVLIEAISAENNIVKGEMLLRDLQERGWISWDWDGSTQQLNEGLIIAMKKISSLRKNRRKPKISRKTI; encoded by the exons ATGTGTTTTAGTTCTATATCAGCCAAAATTTCTCTGATTTCACACCGAGTATCAAAATTTAGAGCCTTTTCTCACATGGGGTTCTCTAGTTTTGCCAGAGAAAGGAATACATGCAATTCTCGTAGCCTAAATGAAGCTCTGCAGAACATACATACCGCTG GTGCAGAAATGGAGAAGAGCATATACACACTTCTCACTATAGACCGTTGGGAGTCACTGAACCACATGGAATATAGGTTGGCTTCACTTAGACCAGTTCATGGGAGGCTGGCCTTGAAATTCCTCAACTGGGTTATCAAGCAACCTGGTTTGGAACTCAATCATCTTACCCATATACTTTGCATTACAACCCATGTACTTGTTAGAGCTAGAATGTATGACTCTGCCAAATCAATTTTGAGGCACTTATCACAAATGGGTATTGGGACTAATTCAGTTTTTGGTGCTGTTATGGACACTTACCCTCTTTGTAATTCAAATCCTGCAGTTTTTGACCTTCTAATTAGGGTTTATATTAGAGAAAGGATGGTTAGAGATGCTGTAGAAACTTTCTATTTGATGGGGTTTCGGGGATTTAGGCCGTCGGTTTTCACGTGTAATATGATTCTAGCTTCAATGGTGAAAGATAGGAGAGCCGGGATGGTTTGGTCTTTTTTCAAGGAAATGCTTGGAAGGAAGGTTTGTCCTAATGTTGCTACTTTTAATATATTGATAAATGCCTTATGTGTGGACGGGAAGCTAAAGAAAGCCAGTTATCTGTTAAGAAAGATGGAAGATAGTGGTTACATTCCAACTATAGTTACTTATAATACTTTGCTCAATTGGTATTGCAAGAAGGGACGATACAAAGCGGCATTTGAGCTCATTGACTATATGGGATCTAAGGGTATTGAAGCAGATGTTTGTACATATAATAtgtttattgatgatttgtgTAGAAACAGCAGGAGTGCGAAAGGTTATTTACTGCTaaaaaagatgaggaaaaagATGGTATTTCCTAATGAAGTGACTTATAATACTCTGATTAATGGGTTTGTTAAGGAGGGAAAGATTGGAGTTGCTACTCGGCTTTTGGATGAGATGACACTACTTAATCTTTCACTGAACTGTATTACTTACAATTCTTTGGTTGATGGGCACTGTAAAAAGGGTAGTTTTGAGGAAGCATTTAGACTTTTGGATATGATGGAAGCAGAGGGATTGCAGCCTAATGATGTCAGTTATGGGACTCTTTTAAATGGGCTGTGCAAGCATGCCAATTTTGAATTAGCAAGAAGTGTTCTAGAGAGAATGAGGATGAAGGGGATGGAGGTTAATTGTATTTCTTACACTGCAATGATTGATGGATTATGCAAAAATGGGTTGCTTAATGAAGCTGTGCAGTTGCTCAATAAGATGTCCACGGAATGTGTCAATCCTgatgtttttacattttcagTGCTCATAAATGGATTTTGCAGAGTGGGGAAGATAAAAAATGCAAAGGAGATattatgtaaaatttataaagcTGGACTTCTACCAAACAATATCATATACTCAACATTAGTCTATAATTTTTGCAAGATGGGAAATATTACAGAGGCATTGAGAGTCTATGCAGCTATGAATATCAATGGCTGTGATGTGGACCATTTCACATGTAACATGTTGGTTACTTCTTTATGTGGGGTCGGAAAAGTTGTAGAGGCAGAAGATTTTATGCATCACATGAGTAGGGTAGGCCTTGGTCCTAACTCTGTCACTTTTGATTGTATCATAGATGGCTATGGAAATTTGGGTGATGGGTTAAAagcattttctatttttgatgaaatgaaTAGATTAGGTCATCACCCAAGTCCTTTTACATATGGGAGTTTACTGAAAGGACTATGCAAGGGGGGAAATCTGGGGGAGGCAaagaaatttttgaataaactcTACCACATTCCTTCTGCTGTAGATACTGTTCTCTACAATACAATACTTGCTGAGACATGTAAATTGGGGAATTTGCAGGCGGCAGTGGTCCTCCTTGATGAGATGGTCCAGAATGGCGTGCTGCCTGATAGTTATACTTACACTATTATTCTTTCTGGGTTATGCAGGAAAGGAAAATTGGTTGCTGCTATCTTGTTGTTGGGGAAATTGATGGAAAAAGAAACTTTATCACCAAATATGGTATCATATACCTGTTTGGTTGATGGCCTTTTTAAGGTCGGGCAATCAAAGGCAGCATTGTATCTTTATGAAGAGATGGAGAACAAAGGCCTGAACCCTGACACTATTGCACTTAATGCAATTTTAGATGGATACTCAAGGATGGGGAAACTGGTGCAAGCAAATAGTCTTTATTCTACTATGAGGAGCAAAAGTTTGTGTCCTACCTTGGCTACATATAATATTCTCTTGCATGGGTATTCAAAGAAACATATTTTGGTAGCATGCTCTAGGTTGTTCAGTATTATGATGAGGACAGGTTTTCTGCCTGACAAATTAACTTGGCATTCTCTTATTTTTGGACTTTGTGAGTCTGGCATGTTGGATGTTGGTATCAAAATGCTGAAAAAAATGACAATGGAAGGTGTTATAGCTGATCAGTTTACATTTAACATGCTTATTGCCAAGTGTTGTGAAACTGGGGAGATGTCAAAGGCCTTTGATCTGGTTAatattatgaattattttgGCGTATGTTCAGATGTAAATACCCAAAATGCCATCTTAAATGGACTGGTTAGAACTTCATCTTTCCGGGAATCTCATATTCTTTTGCATGACATGTTAGAAAAGGGTTTCATTCCAAAGTGTACACAATATATCACTCTAATCAATGGTATGTGTAGAGTGGGAGATATTCAAGGAGCATTCAAGCTGAAAGATGAGATGGAAGCACTGGGTATCAGTTCCCGTGATGTTGCTGAGAGTGCTATGGTTAGAGGGCTTGCACGAGGTGGGAAAATTGAAGAAGCCATGCTGGTTTTTAATTGCATGCTTCAGATGCGACTCATTCCAACTACTGCAACTTTTACATCTTTGATGCACATTTTGTGCAAGGATGCAAACCTTAAGCAGGCTCTAAAGTTGAAGGGCATTATGGAGCATTGTGGTCTGAAGCTTGATGTTGCTGCTTATAATGTTCTCATTTCAGGTCTTTGTGCTAATGGTGATGGTGTGGTTGCATTTGAACTTTATGAAGAGATGAAACAAATAGGTCTCTGGCCCAACACCACCACCTATGCTGTTCTCATTGAAGCCATTTCAGCAGAAAATAATATTGTCAAGGGTGAAATGCTCTTGAGGGACTTGCAGGAAAGGGGATGGATATCTTGGGATTGGGATGGAAGCACCCAACAATTAAATGAGGGATTGATAATtgccatgaaaaaaataagttcattaAGGAAAAATAGAAGGAAGCCAAAAATAAGTAggaaaacaatttaa